From Oreochromis niloticus isolate F11D_XX linkage group LG14, O_niloticus_UMD_NMBU, whole genome shotgun sequence, one genomic window encodes:
- the rinl gene encoding ras and Rab interactor 2 isoform X1 has protein sequence MAVHSSVNGTTAIPWRSSRRKLSLLDQLKGCQEAWCPGGAWDREGAHAAICGTPAGSFLIVRDSVTSQPSLLCVSAGAQNEEVFDYNIKCTGAVFQLSESHLSFSDLTQLVLFYSLTRDVLAVCLHIPRWIYSVTDTNKERLSQLEPKTWLSTPPDQQTDEMSHREPSSMMCSIQLTSTNGALCIINPLYLREHGDEWLTHRPAAAQPSNYRRERRLSTTRQWAGAGLQSKRAISLEQEIPAPNTESSGLTRARSADSAPAEQTPSGVVLRRPSRDLVISQPQRVSTGSLPSSTSSTPRNGTPELQRHSSPVPQSPHRVSWIEDGVWLPPPRPSSLLQPPSLELDSISISSIEEEMEPQMLSSPHHHPSAHRLADKVLHRLSAVGQALGGLVSQKKRLSNRVQELSERKGAAFAEAVKGFVEMTSKRGTDPSGVTGSEFLQEVRLSLTSLRETLLEYAEIQMLLDSITDLNDSEIDTLVELSIHKVALKPVSSHLYSCIETSRTNDGTLERLQSNLRLLEKNEVTELGGSAGVGVPDSITLDRIQQKWNNMHDVYSPNKKVEIMLKVCKSIYHSMSANASSAGKVYGADDFLPCLTWVLLRSNLTTLQVDTDYMMELLDPTQLQGEGGYYLTTLYASLYYISSFRPRLAARQLSVEAQQSLNQWHRRRTLHCNQSRRSKHRRTIRRQVCRDGSKDEGKNENASVSMEGSQEQEESNTEALQTLSEETGREQGANDQSQPTSPTSDSQEEEKTSKQEDSQTSGEGKEEDHRAL, from the exons AT GGCTGTTCACAGTTCAGTTAATGGGACAACAGCCATCCCatggaggagcagcaggaggaaactGTCACTGCTGGATCAGCTGAAAGGCTGCCAGGAGGCCTGGTGCCCCGGGGGAGCCTGGGACAGAGAGGGGGCTCACGCTGCTATCTGTGGGACACCTGCTGGG AGTTTCCTGATTGTGCGGGACTCTGTGACGTCTCAGCCaagcctgctgtgtgtgtctgctggaGCGCAGAATGAGGAAGTCTTTGATTATAATATCAAATGCACAGGAGCAG TTTTCCAATTGTCTGAGTCTCATCTGTCTTTCTCTGACTTGACTCAGCTGGTGCTCTTCTACTCTCTGACCAG ggaTGTGCTGGCTGTTTGTCTCCACATTCCTCGCTGGATCTACAGCGTAACAGACACAAACAAAGAGCGTCTTTCACAGCTTGAACCTA AAACTTGGCTTTCCACACCGCCTGATCAACAGACTGATGAAATGTCCCACAGGGAGCCAAGCAGCATGATGTGCTCCATACAG CTGACTTCCACAAACGGGGCCCTGTGTATCATCAATCCCCTCTACCTCCGTGAACACGGAGATGAGTGGCTGACCCACAGGCCCGCTGCCGCACAGCCGTCAAATTACAGACGAGAGCGACGCCTCAGCACCACCCGGCAATGGGCAGGCGCCGGGTTACAAAGTAAACGAGCCATCTCTTTGGAGCAAGAAATCCCTGCTCCCAATACAGAAAGCTCAG GTTTAACCAGAGCCCGTTCCGCTGATTCAGCACCAGCTGAGCAAACACCATCAGGGGTGGTCCTCCGGCGGCCCAGTCGGGATTTAGTAATCTCCCAGCCTCAGAGAGTGAGCACGGGGAGCCTACCTTCATCCACTTCCTCCACCCCCAGAAATGGAACACCTGAGTTGCAGCGCCACAGCAGCCCCGTGCCTCAGTCTCCTCACAGGGTGTCCTGGATTGAGGATGGTGTCTGGCTGCCTCCACCCAGGCCTTCTTCCTTGCTCCAGCCTCCATCACTCGAGCTTGACTCGATTTCAATCAGCAGCATAGAGGAAGAGATGGAGCCCCAGATGCTAAGCTCGCCACATCACCACCCTTCAGCACACCGTTTGGCTGATAAGGTCCTACATCGCCTCTCTGCCGTGGGCCAGGCGCTGGGTGGGCTGGTAAGCCAGAAAAAAAGACTGTCCAATCGTGTGCAAGAGCTGAGTGAGAGGAAAGGTGCTGCATTCGCAGAGGCTGTGAAGGGATTTGTGGAGATGACATCGAAGCGAGGGACTGATCCTAGCGGTGTCACAGGGTCGGAGTTCTTACAGGAAGTGAGATTATCACTCACATCACTGAGGGAGACACTGCTGGAATATGCGGAAATCCAGATGTTACTGGATAGCATAACTGACCTAAACGACTCAGAGATTG ACACCCTGGTGGAGCTCTCCATCCACAAAGTGGCTCTGAAGCCTGTCTCCAGCCACCTCTACTCCTGCATAGAAACCTCTCGAACCAATGATGGCACCCTCGAGCGTCTCCAGAGCAACCTGCGCTTGCTGGAAAAGAACGAGGTGACTGAACTAGGAGGTTCAGCAGGAGTCGGAGTTCCTGACTCCATCACGCTAGATCGTATCCAGCAGAAATGGAATAATATGCACGATGTCTACTCCCCAAACAAGAAAGTGGAGATCATGCTCAAAGTCTGCAAGAGCATCTATCACAGCATGAGTGCCAATGCTAGCTCAG CAGGTAAAGTGTATGGAGCAGATGATTTCCTGCCCTGCCTGACGTGGGTGCTGCTCCGTAGCAACTTGACCACCTTACAGGTAGACACAGATTACATGATGGAACTACTGGATCCCACACAGCTACAAGGAGAGG GTGGCTACTACCTTACAACTCTATATGCCTCTCTCTACTACATCAGCAGTTTCCGCCCACGACTGGCTGCCCGTCAGCTTAGTGTGGAAGCCCAACAGTCTCTCAATCAGTGGCATCGCAGACGCACACTGCACTGTAACCAGTCGCGTCGCAGCAAGCACAGACGGACTATTCGGAGGCAGGTTTGTCGGGATGGGAGTAAAGATGAAggcaaaaatgaaaatgcatcTGTTAGTATGGAGGGGTCACAGGAACAGGAAGAAAGCAACACAGAGGCTCTGCAGACACTGAGCGAGGAGACAGGGAGGGAACAAGGAGCCAATGACCAATCACAGCCTACTAGTCCAACTTCAGACtctcaggaagaagaaaaaacaagcaaacaggaAGATAGCCAGACTTCTGGTGAAGGAAAAGAGGAGGACCACAGAGCATTATAA
- the rinl gene encoding ras and Rab interactor 3 isoform X2 has product MVGLAAALAENSFLIVRDSVTSQPSLLCVSAGAQNEEVFDYNIKCTGAVFQLSESHLSFSDLTQLVLFYSLTRDVLAVCLHIPRWIYSVTDTNKERLSQLEPKTWLSTPPDQQTDEMSHREPSSMMCSIQLTSTNGALCIINPLYLREHGDEWLTHRPAAAQPSNYRRERRLSTTRQWAGAGLQSKRAISLEQEIPAPNTESSGLTRARSADSAPAEQTPSGVVLRRPSRDLVISQPQRVSTGSLPSSTSSTPRNGTPELQRHSSPVPQSPHRVSWIEDGVWLPPPRPSSLLQPPSLELDSISISSIEEEMEPQMLSSPHHHPSAHRLADKVLHRLSAVGQALGGLVSQKKRLSNRVQELSERKGAAFAEAVKGFVEMTSKRGTDPSGVTGSEFLQEVRLSLTSLRETLLEYAEIQMLLDSITDLNDSEIDTLVELSIHKVALKPVSSHLYSCIETSRTNDGTLERLQSNLRLLEKNEVTELGGSAGVGVPDSITLDRIQQKWNNMHDVYSPNKKVEIMLKVCKSIYHSMSANASSAGKVYGADDFLPCLTWVLLRSNLTTLQVDTDYMMELLDPTQLQGEGGYYLTTLYASLYYISSFRPRLAARQLSVEAQQSLNQWHRRRTLHCNQSRRSKHRRTIRRQVCRDGSKDEGKNENASVSMEGSQEQEESNTEALQTLSEETGREQGANDQSQPTSPTSDSQEEEKTSKQEDSQTSGEGKEEDHRAL; this is encoded by the exons ATGGTGGGTTTGGCTGCTGCACTTGCAGAGAAT AGTTTCCTGATTGTGCGGGACTCTGTGACGTCTCAGCCaagcctgctgtgtgtgtctgctggaGCGCAGAATGAGGAAGTCTTTGATTATAATATCAAATGCACAGGAGCAG TTTTCCAATTGTCTGAGTCTCATCTGTCTTTCTCTGACTTGACTCAGCTGGTGCTCTTCTACTCTCTGACCAG ggaTGTGCTGGCTGTTTGTCTCCACATTCCTCGCTGGATCTACAGCGTAACAGACACAAACAAAGAGCGTCTTTCACAGCTTGAACCTA AAACTTGGCTTTCCACACCGCCTGATCAACAGACTGATGAAATGTCCCACAGGGAGCCAAGCAGCATGATGTGCTCCATACAG CTGACTTCCACAAACGGGGCCCTGTGTATCATCAATCCCCTCTACCTCCGTGAACACGGAGATGAGTGGCTGACCCACAGGCCCGCTGCCGCACAGCCGTCAAATTACAGACGAGAGCGACGCCTCAGCACCACCCGGCAATGGGCAGGCGCCGGGTTACAAAGTAAACGAGCCATCTCTTTGGAGCAAGAAATCCCTGCTCCCAATACAGAAAGCTCAG GTTTAACCAGAGCCCGTTCCGCTGATTCAGCACCAGCTGAGCAAACACCATCAGGGGTGGTCCTCCGGCGGCCCAGTCGGGATTTAGTAATCTCCCAGCCTCAGAGAGTGAGCACGGGGAGCCTACCTTCATCCACTTCCTCCACCCCCAGAAATGGAACACCTGAGTTGCAGCGCCACAGCAGCCCCGTGCCTCAGTCTCCTCACAGGGTGTCCTGGATTGAGGATGGTGTCTGGCTGCCTCCACCCAGGCCTTCTTCCTTGCTCCAGCCTCCATCACTCGAGCTTGACTCGATTTCAATCAGCAGCATAGAGGAAGAGATGGAGCCCCAGATGCTAAGCTCGCCACATCACCACCCTTCAGCACACCGTTTGGCTGATAAGGTCCTACATCGCCTCTCTGCCGTGGGCCAGGCGCTGGGTGGGCTGGTAAGCCAGAAAAAAAGACTGTCCAATCGTGTGCAAGAGCTGAGTGAGAGGAAAGGTGCTGCATTCGCAGAGGCTGTGAAGGGATTTGTGGAGATGACATCGAAGCGAGGGACTGATCCTAGCGGTGTCACAGGGTCGGAGTTCTTACAGGAAGTGAGATTATCACTCACATCACTGAGGGAGACACTGCTGGAATATGCGGAAATCCAGATGTTACTGGATAGCATAACTGACCTAAACGACTCAGAGATTG ACACCCTGGTGGAGCTCTCCATCCACAAAGTGGCTCTGAAGCCTGTCTCCAGCCACCTCTACTCCTGCATAGAAACCTCTCGAACCAATGATGGCACCCTCGAGCGTCTCCAGAGCAACCTGCGCTTGCTGGAAAAGAACGAGGTGACTGAACTAGGAGGTTCAGCAGGAGTCGGAGTTCCTGACTCCATCACGCTAGATCGTATCCAGCAGAAATGGAATAATATGCACGATGTCTACTCCCCAAACAAGAAAGTGGAGATCATGCTCAAAGTCTGCAAGAGCATCTATCACAGCATGAGTGCCAATGCTAGCTCAG CAGGTAAAGTGTATGGAGCAGATGATTTCCTGCCCTGCCTGACGTGGGTGCTGCTCCGTAGCAACTTGACCACCTTACAGGTAGACACAGATTACATGATGGAACTACTGGATCCCACACAGCTACAAGGAGAGG GTGGCTACTACCTTACAACTCTATATGCCTCTCTCTACTACATCAGCAGTTTCCGCCCACGACTGGCTGCCCGTCAGCTTAGTGTGGAAGCCCAACAGTCTCTCAATCAGTGGCATCGCAGACGCACACTGCACTGTAACCAGTCGCGTCGCAGCAAGCACAGACGGACTATTCGGAGGCAGGTTTGTCGGGATGGGAGTAAAGATGAAggcaaaaatgaaaatgcatcTGTTAGTATGGAGGGGTCACAGGAACAGGAAGAAAGCAACACAGAGGCTCTGCAGACACTGAGCGAGGAGACAGGGAGGGAACAAGGAGCCAATGACCAATCACAGCCTACTAGTCCAACTTCAGACtctcaggaagaagaaaaaacaagcaaacaggaAGATAGCCAGACTTCTGGTGAAGGAAAAGAGGAGGACCACAGAGCATTATAA
- the meis3 gene encoding homeobox protein Meis3, translating into MEKRYEELVHYSGSEGMSVGGYGDEVRGLPPPQYGPTIPDSLKHHKDQIYGHPLFPLLALVFEKCELATCSPRDSTSLSATSHLPGMTNHSDVCSSESFNDDIAAFAKQIRSEKPIFSSNPELDNLMIQAIQVLRFHLLELEKVHDLCDNFCHRYITCLKGKMPTDLVLDEREGGSKSDMEDFTGSCTSLSEQNASWLREPDECATTPLGTPGTCGLPSHSTADNCSDAGDGLDGGVASPSTGEEDETDRDRRNNKKRGIFPKVATNIMRAWLFQHLSHPYPSEEQKKQLSQDTGLTILQVNNWFINARRRIVQPMIDQSNRSGQGGPYSPEGAALGGYGLDGQAHLGLRTAGLQGMSSLQGDYPGALLSQPGYPPHPGPSLHSYPGPHPHPAMLLHPPPHAHPAEPLLTQGLDIHAH; encoded by the exons TATGAAGAGCTGGTGCACTACTCAGGGTCAGAGGGCATGTCGGTGGGGGGGTACGGGGACGAAGTCCGGGGGCTTCCTCCCCCGCAGTACGGACCCACCATCCCCGACTCCCTCAAACACCACAAGGACCAGATCTACGG tcaCCCACTGTTTCCACTGCTGGCCTTAGTGTTTGAGAAGTGTGAGCTGGCCACCTGCTCCCCTcgagactccacctccctgtcAGCAACCTCCCACCTCCCCGGCATGACCAATCACAGCGACGTCTGCTCCTCCGAATCCTTCAACGATGACATCGCCGCCTTCGCAAAGCAG ATTCGGTCAGAGAAACCCATTTTTTCTTCCAACCCTGAGCTGGACAATTTG ATGATCCAGGCCATACAGGTTCTTCGCTTTCATTTACTGGAGTTAGAGAAG GTGCACGACCTGTGTGATAATTTCTGCCATCGCTACATCACCTGTCTGAAGGGCAAAATGCCCACAGATCTCGTGCTGGACGAGCGAGAGGGTGGGTCCAAGTCTGACATGGAGGACTTCACCGGGTCCTGCACCAGTCTGTCGGAGCAG AATGCATCGTGGTTACGAGAGCCAGATGAATGTGCCACTACTCCTCTGGGAACGCCAGGCACCTGTGGCCTACCTTCACACAGCACAGCAGACAACTGTAGTGATGCAG GCGATGGTCTCGATGGAGGCGTGGCCTCTCCCAGCACAGGTGAGGAGGACGAGACGGACAGAGACAGGAGGAACAACAAGAAGAGGGGGATCTTCCCTAAAGTGGCCACAAACATCATGAGAGCTTGGCTCTTCCAGCACCTGTCG CATCCGTACCCATCTGAGGAGCAGAAGAAGCAGCTGTCACAGGATACAGGACTGACCATCTTACAGGTCAACAACTG GTTCATCAATGCCAGGAGGAGaatagtccagccaatgattGATCAGTCAAATCGCTCAG GTCAGGGTGGTCCCTACAGCCCGGAGGGCGCGGCTCTCGGGGGCTACGGGCTCGACGGCCAGGCCCACCTCGGGCTTCGAACAGCAG GTCTCCAGGGAATGTCCTCCCTGCAGGGTGACTACCCCGGCGCTCTCCTGTCCCAACCAGGCTATCCTCCCCACCCAGGACCGTCCCTCCATTCTTACCCTGGCCCGCACCCTCACCCGGCCATGCTGCTCCACCCACCGCCTCACGCACACCCCGCAGAGCCGCTGCTCACCCAAGGACTGGACATACACGCACACTAG